From the genome of Triticum aestivum cultivar Chinese Spring chromosome 3B, IWGSC CS RefSeq v2.1, whole genome shotgun sequence, one region includes:
- the LOC123071446 gene encoding uncharacterized protein, which produces MASWISFPAPGNERCRNKLRHGYSADQKQQHTKDPENQEEMLTLHTVQTSLPSPRRSSLRQHALQLSRRFSICKSSSEDAGSDAPLPHGGDQRQQEVLAKIAMLQTQKVRITNFLDERSAYLTKFTKDADTEFDMIGQNAMKELDQIGDQIMERLDSKMQSYEETAEMQRQEIEMNERVLEDFEDWIEEEKNEGMFFKSLGKVQKPQNNEEIKVKARIEAQKVTEITKESAGSKARMNIYLALMAILSLTIANAVFATPEVEWRKVAALGLIFIGLVAQVIYEKDISPPAADKNEKREE; this is translated from the exons ATGGCTTCGTGGATATCGTTCCCAGCTCCAGGCAACGAGAGGTGCAGAAACAAACTCCGCCACGGTTATTCTGCAGACCAAAAGCAGCAGCATACCAAAGACCCAGAGAATCAAGAGGAGATGCTTACTCTTCACACCGTTCAGACATCCCTTCCCTCGCCGCGCAGATCCTCTCTGCGCCAACATGCCCTGCAACTAAGCAGGAGATTTTCCATCTGTAAGAGCAGCTCCGAAGATGCTGGATCCGATGCTCCCCTGCCGCACGGCGGTGACCAACGCCAGCAGGAGGTGCTTGCGAAAATCGCCATGCTTCAGACGCAGAAGGTCCGCATCACAAACTTCCTGGATGAGCGGTCTGCTTACCTGACCAAGTTCACCAAGGACGCCGACACCGAGTTTGATATGATTGGGCAGAACGCCATGAAAGAGCTCGATCAAATTGGGGACCAG ATAATGGAGCGTCTTGACAGCAAGATGCAGTCCTACGAGGAGACAGCTGAAATGCAAAGGCAGGAGATAGAAATGAACGAGAGGGTGTTAGAAGACTTCGAAGATTGGATTGAAGAGGAGAAAAACGAAGGCATGTTCTTCAAAAGCCTTGGGAAGGTCCAAAAACCTCAAAACAATGAGGAAATCAAGGTGAAGGCTAGGATCGAAGCACAGAAGGTCACAGAGATAACAAAGGAGAGTGCAGGGTCAAAAGCTCGGATGAATATTTACCTTGCACTGATGGCGATACTCAGTCTTACAATCGCAAATGCCGTCTTTGCAACGCCAGAGGTGGAATGGAGGAAGGTTGCTGCTCTGGGTTTAATTTTCATTGGCCTGGTTGCTCAGGTCATCTATGAGAAAGATATATCCCCACCAGCAGCTGACAAGAATGAAAAAAGAGAAGAATGA